ATTGTGAATGTTGTCCATGCTTGTCATTTCATGGGAGTGATGCATAGGGACCTTAAACCTGAGAATTTCTTGTTGTCTAGCAAGGGTGAGAATGCCCTTTTGAAGGCTACTGATTTCGGGTTATCGGTGTTCATCGAAGAGGGTAACTTCTAATTTGCATTGCTTTACTTTGTTCCGCTTGTGGATCTTTATGATCTATATGTAAATAGTGTTGTGAATATCATTTAAGAATAGCTAATGAGGTTGTTTTGGCTGAATTTATACTTAGAAGTTGTATATATCAGCACACATTGACTGAAACTGTAGTATTTTCCACCATCTTCACCATTATGTCTCTTCATGCTATATATAACAGTGAATAAGTTTCAACTATGCATAGTGGAAGGGCACAATGCATACATATCCATTCACATAACGTACCATTTATGTCCACAATGTGACATTACGGTTTCACCGCAACTGTAATTTAAAACCCCGTATCAGTTTCAGTGTTCTTTACTAATTGTTCATGGTACTTTTGGCAGGAAAGGTGTATAGGGACATAGTTGGGAGTGCATACTATGTTGCTCCTGAAGTACTAAAGCGTAAATACGGGAAGGAAATTGATATATGGAGTGCTGGAGTTATATTGTATATCTTACTCAGTGGTGTGCCTCCATTTTGGGCAGGTAAAAAAAGTTCAAAGCTTCGTCAAGGACAATAATAATATCATTAAAACTGCCAAAAATTATACTAAATTCCCTTAAAAACCGTTATTTCTTTGTAATGCATGGCCTTTGTTCGTGATAGAAACGGAGAAGGGGATATTTGATGCTATTGTAGAAGGAGAAATTGACTTTGAAAGTCAGCCATGGCCATCTATTTCAGACAGTGCTAAGGACCTTGTCCGAAAGATGTTAACGCAGGATCCAAAAAAGCGCATTACTTCAACTCAAGCCCTAGGTacttgtttttagtatttttagacTTTGTTGTTCGGATTTAGGTGTTATGTCAGACACAATTATGTGAAGGGCACGGGGTTGTTCATTGCTTTTTCCAAGTTCTTTTATGTAAATGAAAGATCATCAGGTAGTCATATCTTTTTACCCATGTCCAGTCATTCATCGGACACAAGTATCATATACAGATACTTAGAGAAATGAAGAATCTAAGATTCAAATTATGCGGTTTATGCAGAGCATCCATGGATAAGAGAAGATGGTAATGCATCAGACAAGCCACTAGACAATGCAGTCCTTTCTAGAATGAAGCAATTCAGAAGAATGAACAAACTAAAGCAACTTGCCTTAAAGGTAACTTATTTCATTGATCGGTGTTGTTTGATTAAAGTCTCGGTTTTTAGTCTTGTGAATGAAGAAAATAGGCTTTAGCCTAAAGCACTTTACTTGAACGgtcttttcattttaattaaagtACTCATAACCCAACATATTCAAACATGAGTATGAAAATATAATCtccaaaaaaatggaaaaaagaacATTTAAAGAAATTTAAGCATATCCATGTTGAACATTTACCCATATCTGAAACTCAATTCCGAGTCCGGATCTTTATAGGTCATTGCAGAAAATCTTTCCACTGAAGAAATCCAAGGATTGAAGCAAATGTTTGCAAACATAGACACTGATAACAGTGGCACAATCACTTATGATGAACTTAAGAATGGATTGGCTCGACTAGGATCAAAGCTGACAGAAGCTGAGGTCAAGCAGCTGATGGAAGCTGtaagatatgattttgtattttttgatCCTTATTGATTTAATACCATGAATACTAACCTTGGGTTTGATTTGTTACAGGCTGATGTAGATGGAAATGGCACTATTGATTACATTGAATTTATCACTGCTACAATGCATAGACATAGGCTCGAAAGAGATGAACATCTTTACAAAGCTTTTCAACATTTTGACAAGGACAACAGtgggtgagtttttttttttttttaatcttttttaatttcCATTTGTTTTCCTCAACTGCAATTCTCCGGTGTTACTCGGACTTGGAAGGGGTGTTGTATGTGAGTGTGTTCATCATAGGCATATGCATGCTCCATTTTTctccaaaattttcttgtttttggAGGCTTCTTGGATGATTATATCTCTCTTCTATCCAGATAAGTGTATCGTATTTATTACGATTGCTGTCCACATGCGGACCCGAACTCATCATATTTAGAGCAAATCATATCAACCATTATTTCATTCCATTCTTTCTTCAGCCGGAATCAACTTGtttgaaacatttttttttccattttcagaCATATCACAAGAGATGAGCTTGAAGCTGCCATGAAAGAATACGGAATGGGTGACGACGACACAATCAAAGAAATTATATCCGAAGTTGACACCGACAATGTAAGAGCACCCCTATTTTTCAACCTTTTGAAGCACTCTTTTCTTTGCAATATGATGGCAATATGGCAAATTGATTATTATTTATGCATTTGTTTTTACAGGATGGTAAAATCAACtatgaggagttcagggccatgaTGAGAAGTGGAACCCAACAAGGGCAACTGTTTTAagaatttatgtatatgacttgatTTGCAGAAATCAACTACAAAACTTCCCAAATTTCGTGCATAAATGGCTTTAACAGAGATGTTCTAGGTTTTCTTTACATTGTTATGCTTGAGTTTTCATTTTGCAGATTCTTGTGCTTATGAATTCGATGAATCAGCTATCAACTAAActtaatttaagtattttaatgCTTGATTTAAATAGCTAATTTATTGGTTTGTTCTTTTAACTAGTATTGAAAAATCTCAATTCAAACTCGAGTTAGGCAAATCGAAAGGGCGATCATATAGCACACAAAGAATCCTTTTCACCAACGTTAGTTTATGGAACACGACAAGCAATTGACTGGGGGATTTGTTCAAAATCGTTCCAGATCCAACCATAGAAACAAAAAGGATGGTACAAACCATTCAACTGGTAAAATCGAATGGGGTCCGAAAATTATGAGCTCGCATGATCTGGTAAGCGCTtgaggtccatctcgacttggtGAATGGTCCATTGCATATTTTCTAGTTTCTGTAATGTAAACTGGCGGCGTTAATGTTTTGTTCAAAAGGAAACTTGAGTGAAACACCAGTTAATTTTGAAGCTGATGTTACCTTAACAACATCATGGTACTGCCTTGCAATTGTATCGAAGTGAGGATCGACACCTTGATACTCACGTAGGCGTGTTACCTGTTTAAAGGGGTTGTAACACGAATTGATATCGAGGCagacaagaaagaagaaaaacccGAATGAGAAACAACCGAGTTACGAAAATATGcataattttgaatgaaaaacCAAGTATATTCTAATCAAACATTAGGCTACCAAACCAGGTAAAGAAGATTTTACATACAGCTTTATTATACGCAGCAGAGGCTTCTTCGGTAGCCTCGACAAGATATTTCCTGCCAACAATGCCGGACAAGGTTATGGCTAAATATCGAACCGTAATTTGTATTGATAATTATGTATATCCCTCTTAAAAGTACCGTATTTTGTGTAGTGCTGGTATCGACTCTTGTGTATAAGTTTCAAGCAAGAGAACATGCTCCAACACCCTGAGACAATAAAGCCAGATTTAGATAAAAACAAAGTGCCTCTTATGCTACTCCAGTTTTGctttaaaacaaacaaataaaagagaTGCTTAAAAACATGATAACAATGGGAGCAATCCACAATACAGCAAGAAATATAGGGCCACAAACCTTAGTTTTGCACTCATGGTCTCGCACCTTTTGCAGAGCCACGTCTTCTGTAATTCATCCTGCAAAGTAAAAGAGGAGTTTAAAGATCAGTCCATGGAAGAACATATGAAACCCTCAACAGACGCTGGAAAATAACTCCCAGAGTATAAAAGCTTACATATTGATGTTGATGTTGCAACTTCAAATCTTTGACGAGCTTAATGAGCACTCCAAGTATTTGCTCTAGGACCTGTTAAGAGAGATTGTTTTACATCAGGTGTCGTGAAAAATATAGAGCAAACCCGTTCTCAAAACACTATGTGATCCATGAAAAACTCCTGTTAAGGGAACTCAGTCTCACATGGATTTCTATTAACCTACATTATAATATTCTGCAAATTTCCTATCTGCGGAATAGAGATCCTCTCGCAAAGCTGCTTCTTCCCTCTCAATCTCCTCAATTATCAACTTAACCCTGGTAAAAGAAATATCACAAACAGGTAATCAACATCGAGCATATAAGCCAACCCCATCAAAAAGGTGGAGAAAGTAACTAATACCTTTCTGGAAGCCGAGAGCTTGAACTTTGACTTCCAGAAGATGAGTCTGCAGCACAAAAAGAATAGTACCATAAGGGACCACAATTCCAAGAAGCAAATATGCCTCATATATTTGCTCTCACATTCTAATTTCGTCATGTAATCTACGCCTTTTGCAATAAAATGATGGGCAATAAGATCTATGGATTGATATCACAAACCAGTGAGGAATTTTGGGACAGAACATTATGAAGGATGCATTGTTTCTGACATGTTAAAACAATgggaatatataaactattaggCATGTTCAGAAGTGAAAAAGGATAAAGATATATGAACGTACCAATATCATCAACAAAGGCATCAGCTAACTTGTCACACTTAGATTTCAACCGAGCATCAATCTCCCTTGAAAGAGTTAACTGATAGTCAGCCATATCCTAAAATtgcaaattaacaaaaattatagaaatgtgTCATGATTTTGTAAGAAAGTTTATGACAACTAAAACAAGGGCCTCATTTGTAATTAAAGATCTTAAAACTTCCATCTGCAATCATGAAACAAAGTTTTCATACCATTGACAATGGTACTCGTTGAAGCTGAGTTTGCCACAAATAAGCAGGTGTGATTCCAAGAAAACGATTAGGCACACCACCAACACCAGGTTCTCCTGAATCACCAGTATTATTTGCAGCTGTACCACTGGTTGCCGCACTATTTGCATAATTCAATGAGTTTGAACTCGAGCTGATAGTGAGACTGGTACTAGTACTATCAAGTGAACTCCGTGAAATAATACTccatttctcaatttcttcctcaTGAATTTCCCCATCTTTAGATATTAGTGGAAGTCTCAATCTTTGAGCCGCTTCTGCAACAACTAATCGATGCTCTAGAGTCTCATAAACCTAAAGTTCATAAACACAGAGTAGAACCCTTATCAGATTCCCAACTATAAAGACTGTTTTCTTATCACTTTTGCTGCTTATTTTTCATAAAACGCGTTTTCTTTACTTTCGTGTTAACAATTGTATAAAGAAGATGCAAACTCTGTTATTCCTTACTCAAGCGTGAGGGTTGGAAACAGGTATTAATTGCACTTtccttataaaattaaaaattaaaaattgaaaatcataCCTTTTTAACCATTTTAGGTTTGTAATATCTAACCTTTCAAGAAAATATTAATAGCACTTTCTTTTTTGTTCCAAAAGAAATTCATATATCTAATGTCCAATAAGTTTCTCCTTTAACCGCAaacattcaaaaagaaaatttagaaaataaaaattaatgaaattaatatgAAACCTGAGGAGAATTCTTCAATCCAAGCTGCGGATAAAAACCTTGAATATCTCGAATCCCTCCAAGATTCGCCACGGAAACTGCTTGCTGATACTCTTCCACCATAGCCATTGCTTCACAGTAAATTGCCTGCAAAAATTGACacgaattttacattttattttcttacgaaattcataacaaaaaaaatccagtaaatgaaaattaaattagaatatcaccATTGCTTCTAAGTAGCGTAATCTTTCTCTCGACATTTCCTCTCTCGCCTGAAAATCGAAATCCATCACATTACTTGAAAAAATAAGAAGAGGGAATTacacaagaaaaaaaatcaaattttaatagagAATACGAGCTGGAGATCGTAGTAGGCGGATTTGGAGATAAGAGATCCATCGGGAGATAAGCAATGGCGCTCTAGCTGATCGATTACTTGGATGACGTCAGCCGGCAAGTTTTGCCTTCCTTTCACCATGAATTCAGTCTTGTTTTGGCTTCGAAACGATGTTAATGTGTTTTGTTTGTTTACTGGGAAAATGAAAAGGAAACTAAACGAGAAAAAGGCCGGCCTTTGGATTTTTGAAAACTTGAATTGAAATGGAAGCGAAGGTGATCGCAGGAGTGAAAATACAAAATCAACCCTCTATTTTTTTatcggataaaaataaattaaaacatttatttatggTTAAAATCTGCTTTTACTCCttgtaatttgataaaattttatatttagtccctgtattttacaaagttaaaaaattagctcctcctacattttttatttaaaaataacagcCCAATCATTAAAATCGCATGTATTTACCAAAGTCAAATTGACATCATGGCTAGGTAGCCCTCATGTATTGTAACATATGTTTGACGGAAAATAAACATGTCAAGTTGACTAGTTTTAATATAAACTACCAATAACGATaatgattgaattaattttttttaaattaaaaatgtaggagaattgattttttaattttttaagtatatggactaaatctcaaattttataaaaatatagggactaacaacatattttaacctttatttatgtttaagttaattattgttcattttctttttacctcaaataaattatttatctcaaaatttatttaattttttttaaatatgttaaggaaaaataagataataactgctatataaatttatcattttatttttatatatgtagaattattaaaagagtaaaaatgtACAAATGCATTATAGAAAAACACTTATATTTCATgtttagaatttattttcaattaaaattatgtttaaatatttgtttgtcattaaaaagattataaataattaataaaaatcacaTTGAAGTGAGAAGAGACGAAGA
The genomic region above belongs to Gossypium hirsutum isolate 1008001.06 chromosome D05, Gossypium_hirsutum_v2.1, whole genome shotgun sequence and contains:
- the LOC121216962 gene encoding calcium-dependent protein kinase 33, whose amino-acid sequence is MGGCLTKTKGSNPQHNNGYKSGATTTTAAEQPQATHIPEKPGTQAPWKPVVPTPSAKPAPKSDTILGKPYEDIRLHYTIGKELGKGQFGVTYLCIENSTGKQYACKTISKRKLITKNDKEDMRREIQIMQHLSGQPNIVEFKGAYEDKLSVHLVMELCAGGELFDRIIAKGHYSERAAASMGRAIVNVVHACHFMGVMHRDLKPENFLLSSKGENALLKATDFGLSVFIEEGKVYRDIVGSAYYVAPEVLKRKYGKEIDIWSAGVILYILLSGVPPFWAETEKGIFDAIVEGEIDFESQPWPSISDSAKDLVRKMLTQDPKKRITSTQALEHPWIREDGNASDKPLDNAVLSRMKQFRRMNKLKQLALKVIAENLSTEEIQGLKQMFANIDTDNSGTITYDELKNGLARLGSKLTEAEVKQLMEAADVDGNGTIDYIEFITATMHRHRLERDEHLYKAFQHFDKDNSGHITRDELEAAMKEYGMGDDDTIKEIISEVDTDNDGKINYEEFRAMMRSGTQQGQLF
- the LOC107903324 gene encoding AUGMIN subunit 4 isoform X2, with the protein product MSRERLRYLEAMAIYCEAMAMVEEYQQAVSVANLGGIRDIQGFYPQLGLKNSPQVYETLEHRLVVAEAAQRLRLPLISKDGEIHEEEIEKWSIISRSSLDSTSTSLTISSSSNSLNYANSAATSGTAANNTGDSGEPGVGGVPNRFLGITPAYLWQTQLQRVPLSMDMADYQLTLSREIDARLKSKCDKLADAFVDDIDSSSGSQSSSSRLPERVKLIIEEIEREEAALREDLYSADRKFAEYYNVLEQILGVLIKLVKDLKLQHQHQYDELQKTWLCKRCETMSAKLRVLEHVLLLETYTQESIPALHKIRKYLVEATEEASAAYNKAVTRLREYQGVDPHFDTIARQYHDVVKKLENMQWTIHQVEMDLKRLPDHASS
- the LOC107903324 gene encoding AUGMIN subunit 4 isoform X1 codes for the protein MVKGRQNLPADVIQVIDQLERHCLSPDGSLISKSAYYDLQLAREEMSRERLRYLEAMAIYCEAMAMVEEYQQAVSVANLGGIRDIQGFYPQLGLKNSPQVYETLEHRLVVAEAAQRLRLPLISKDGEIHEEEIEKWSIISRSSLDSTSTSLTISSSSNSLNYANSAATSGTAANNTGDSGEPGVGGVPNRFLGITPAYLWQTQLQRVPLSMDMADYQLTLSREIDARLKSKCDKLADAFVDDIDSSSGSQSSSSRLPERVKLIIEEIEREEAALREDLYSADRKFAEYYNVLEQILGVLIKLVKDLKLQHQHQYDELQKTWLCKRCETMSAKLRVLEHVLLLETYTQESIPALHKIRKYLVEATEEASAAYNKAVTRLREYQGVDPHFDTIARQYHDVVKKLENMQWTIHQVEMDLKRLPDHASS